The following are encoded in a window of Amphibacillus xylanus NBRC 15112 genomic DNA:
- a CDS encoding PTS sugar transporter subunit IIB, with protein MKGERNLIILNGGHSMKRILLACSSGMSTSLLVSKMEEEAKARNLDVKIWAVAQDKAPEDMKQADVLLIGPQMRFMKKKFSKVAEEVGIPLDVIDPVSYGRIDGKAVLDAALNLIEQG; from the coding sequence ATCAAAGGTGAAAGGAATTTAATTATTTTAAATGGAGGTCATTCAATGAAAAGAATTTTATTAGCTTGCTCTTCAGGCATGTCAACAAGTCTATTAGTATCAAAAATGGAAGAAGAAGCAAAGGCACGTAATCTAGACGTCAAGATTTGGGCAGTCGCGCAAGACAAAGCGCCCGAAGATATGAAACAAGCAGACGTCCTGTTAATTGGCCCTCAAATGCGCTTTATGAAGAAAAAGTTTTCTAAAGTCGCCGAGGAGGTTGGTATTCCATTAGATGTAATTGATCCTGTTTCATATGGCAGAATTGATGGGAAGGCAGTTCTAGATGCCGCTTTAAATTTAATTGAGCAAGGATAA